A stretch of Mya arenaria isolate MELC-2E11 chromosome 14, ASM2691426v1 DNA encodes these proteins:
- the LOC128216332 gene encoding uncharacterized protein LOC128216332, whose product MPPCSPGSVFSSSSNVCVPKGSTFDDCKKTTDGSGGHMTASPDQGHLSPEERCNLDGGVFHHPTECQAFYNCSVRYIPIPRFFEQHLVECVYPKLFNTETKQCDHFENVKCGTRKEFKDGCQYKSNMCRTSHCMPCKVRLPSCEGKPDGINVHPVRLWTPFYAVCYKERTVKQDRCQDDVDGRAQLFHPEKNECVSLDMIPREHGGMMPECGTKVDGFYLDDFGRCDRYVHCQGGKYIGTIKCAVGEAFDDTKGGCVPEEKACGPCGTLDHW is encoded by the exons ATGCCACCTTGTTCTCCTGGCTCTGTGTTCAGCTCCAGCTCCAACGTTTGTGTTCCTAAAGGTTCTACGTTTGATGACTGCAAGAAAACAACAGATGGTAGCGGTGGCCACATGACCGCATCGCCCGATCAAG GGCATCTTAGCCCAGAGGAACGATGTAACTTAGATGGTGGCGTGTTCCATCACCCAACCGAATGCCAAGCCTTCTACAACTGTAGTGTTCGTTACATACCGATACCCCGATTCTTTGAACAACATCTTGTTGAATGTGTCTACCCCAAGCTGTTCAACACAGAGACCAAACAATGTGATCATTTTGAGAATGTCAAATGTGGAACCAGGAAGGAATTTAAGGATGGCT GTCAATACAAAAGCAATATGTGCCGAACTTCCCATTGTATGCCTTGTAAAGTCAGACTACCAAGCTGTGAAGGTAAACCTGACGGAATAAATGTTCACCCAGTCAGACTATGGACCCCATTCTACGCCGTATGTTACAAGGAGCGCACAGTCAAGCAGGACCGATGCCAAGATGACGTAGACGGCCGAGCACAGTTGTTCCATCCGGAAAAGAACGAATGCGTTTCATTGGATATGATTCCTCGAGAACATGGAGGAATGATGCCCGAGTGCGGTACGAAAGTAGATGGGTTTTATCTGGACGATTTTGGACGATGTGATCGTTACGTTCATTGCCAGGGCGGGAAATACATTGGCACGATCAAATGTGCTGTTGGAGAAGCGTTCGATGATACGAAAGGCGGATGCGTTCCGGAAGAAAAAGCGTGTGGACCCTGTGGGACACTCGACCATTGGTAA